In the Sediminibacter sp. Hel_I_10 genome, one interval contains:
- a CDS encoding phosphatase PAP2 family protein has translation MIDQLIAYDKELFIYLNGLGTTFWDAFWLTYTAKIHWIPLYAVLAYLLFKKLNTKLFILMLVVVALMITFTDQVTNLFKHGLERLRPCHEPGVAEVMRLVRDRCGGRFGYFSGHASNSMALAVFIGMTLKSAYKYLVYFMIVWALAMGYSRIYVGAHYPLDVVSGALFGGVSGYMFYRLDRYLQTLLKLR, from the coding sequence ATGATTGACCAATTAATAGCATACGACAAAGAACTTTTTATATATCTAAACGGTCTCGGTACCACATTTTGGGATGCATTTTGGTTAACCTATACAGCCAAAATACACTGGATACCGCTATACGCAGTTTTGGCTTATCTTCTCTTCAAAAAGCTTAACACTAAGCTATTTATATTGATGTTGGTGGTTGTTGCATTAATGATCACGTTTACAGATCAAGTTACTAACCTCTTTAAACATGGTTTGGAAAGATTAAGACCTTGTCATGAGCCAGGCGTTGCAGAAGTGATGCGTTTGGTGAGAGACCGATGCGGTGGAAGATTTGGCTATTTCTCAGGGCACGCCAGTAACTCAATGGCTTTGGCTGTTTTTATAGGAATGACCTTAAAAAGCGCATACAAATATCTCGTTTATTTTATGATTGTTTGGGCTTTGGCCATGGGTTATAGTAGAATTTACGTGGGAGCCCATTATCCTCTTGATGTGGTAAGTGGAGCTTTGTTTGGAGGTGTTTCAGGATATATGTTCTACCGTTTAGATAGATATCTCCAAACACTGTTGAAGCTTAGGTAA
- a CDS encoding serine hydrolase domain-containing protein gives MARHFSSFFVLLFLTACFSCKQDKPTETPNEQSSAYAEFIGNMHENGLTTGNVLVYENGEIIYQNANGLRSIAPIDSLDLNSQFRLASVSKQFTGMAIMKLKEAEQLDYDQKVNAILTDFPYDQISIRQLLHHTSGLADYERLMHETFVREDSTKQYILGNDEILKQFYRIKPELEFQPGERWEYSNTGYLLLASIVEKISGQHFKDFLKEKITDPIGMDHTTLYKYQIAEDKKMPNRAYGYTLELNQKDFSANDYDFLNDVRGDGGIYSTLEDLYKWNMALANHTIISKAYLDEAFTSGQLNNGEKTNYGLGWFIESEPNEPLVVSHSGGWVGFATFLYNEIDAKSGFIVLTNASGENYGALVKGVQAIEAGEPYSIPKTKISKVMAKTIYNTGIDNAIKQYGELKNTSEETFDFKESELNILGYGLLNANKVNEALAVFKLNAEVYPESANVYDSYGDALLEAGDSLKALEHFKKSFAMDNSLDYSEEKAEALEKLLIKK, from the coding sequence ATGGCACGACACTTTTCATCCTTTTTTGTTTTACTTTTTTTAACCGCATGTTTTTCTTGCAAACAAGATAAACCAACAGAAACTCCTAATGAACAATCTTCAGCTTATGCCGAATTTATTGGCAATATGCACGAAAATGGCTTGACTACAGGTAATGTTTTGGTATATGAAAATGGCGAAATCATTTATCAAAATGCTAACGGACTCCGGTCTATAGCTCCAATAGACTCACTTGATTTAAATTCACAATTTCGTTTGGCATCTGTGAGTAAGCAGTTTACAGGGATGGCTATCATGAAATTAAAAGAAGCTGAGCAATTAGATTACGACCAAAAGGTCAATGCCATACTTACCGATTTTCCGTATGATCAAATTTCTATTAGACAACTGTTGCACCACACATCAGGATTAGCAGACTATGAGCGGTTGATGCATGAGACTTTTGTAAGAGAAGATTCAACCAAGCAGTATATTTTGGGTAATGATGAAATTTTAAAACAGTTTTATCGCATCAAGCCAGAATTAGAGTTTCAACCAGGAGAACGTTGGGAATATAGTAACACTGGGTATTTATTATTGGCGTCTATTGTAGAAAAAATCTCTGGACAACATTTCAAGGATTTTTTAAAAGAAAAAATCACAGATCCTATTGGGATGGACCACACAACGCTTTACAAGTACCAGATTGCTGAAGACAAAAAGATGCCAAATCGGGCTTATGGCTATACTCTAGAACTCAACCAAAAAGACTTTAGCGCTAATGATTATGATTTTTTAAATGATGTAAGAGGGGATGGCGGCATTTATTCTACATTAGAAGATCTCTACAAATGGAATATGGCCTTAGCAAATCATACCATAATTTCTAAAGCCTATTTAGATGAAGCCTTTACGAGTGGCCAATTAAACAATGGTGAAAAAACCAATTATGGATTAGGATGGTTTATAGAATCTGAACCCAATGAACCTTTGGTGGTCAGTCATTCTGGCGGTTGGGTAGGTTTTGCAACCTTTCTTTACAATGAAATTGATGCTAAAAGTGGTTTTATAGTGCTCACAAATGCTTCCGGAGAAAATTATGGAGCGTTAGTAAAGGGGGTTCAGGCTATAGAAGCTGGTGAACCTTACAGCATTCCAAAAACTAAAATAAGTAAGGTTATGGCTAAAACCATTTATAATACTGGTATTGATAATGCCATTAAGCAATATGGAGAATTAAAAAACACTTCAGAAGAGACCTTTGATTTTAAAGAATCTGAATTGAATATTTTGGGATATGGACTACTTAATGCGAACAAGGTAAATGAAGCCCTAGCGGTTTTTAAGCTTAATGCAGAAGTATATCCCGAATCGGCCAATGTTTATGACAGCTATGGTGATGCCTTGTTAGAAGCGGGAGATTCTCTGAAAGCATTAGAGCATTTTAAAAAGTCCTTTGCTATGGATAATTCATTAGATTATTCCGAAGAAAAAGCAGAAGCTTTAGAAAAATTACTGATAAAAAAATAA
- a CDS encoding DUF2911 domain-containing protein codes for MNTFLKRLLIFLFIIAIGLFCYSYFVENIFSPRLSPKDTVEFKMNDLKLNVFYNRPSKKGREIFGALVPYGKVWRTGANEATTFETNKDLMVQGIYLPVGVYTLWTVPKDSTWNVIFNTKQYPWGVDEQMQPMWDPNYDILEIDVPVEKLDQPVEQFTIAIDNSTDNLELTMAWDHTKVAVPLEVMKEQK; via the coding sequence ATGAATACGTTTTTAAAACGCCTACTAATATTTCTTTTCATTATTGCCATAGGTTTATTTTGCTACTCTTACTTTGTTGAAAATATATTTTCTCCACGTTTGAGTCCGAAGGATACTGTAGAGTTTAAGATGAATGACTTAAAATTAAATGTATTCTATAATAGGCCTTCAAAAAAAGGGCGTGAGATTTTTGGAGCATTGGTTCCTTACGGAAAAGTCTGGCGTACTGGTGCCAATGAGGCTACGACATTTGAAACTAACAAAGATTTGATGGTTCAAGGGATTTATTTACCTGTAGGGGTGTATACTTTATGGACAGTACCAAAAGACTCCACTTGGAATGTGATTTTCAATACGAAACAATACCCTTGGGGTGTAGATGAACAAATGCAGCCTATGTGGGATCCCAATTACGATATTTTAGAAATTGATGTACCTGTTGAAAAGTTAGATCAACCCGTTGAGCAATTTACTATTGCCATTGACAACAGTACAGATAATTTAGAGCTAACCATGGCATGGGACCACACCAAGGTAGCTGTTCCATTGGAAGTGATGAAAGAACAAAAATAA
- a CDS encoding glycosyltransferase family 2 protein — translation MDYKLTIVVPVYNEEDNLLRVEKELLDYTKIAIKPTKILFVNDGSKDKSQDVIESICERQSNFSYLLFTENRGLSAAIKAGFDHTETELVGYIDSDLQTAPEDFNKLLKHIGEYDLVTGVRADRKDSFVKNMSSKIANGIRRTFTHDGMDDTGCPLKVIKTDYAKRIPMFKGLHRFLPAMILLQNGKIIQIPVQHFPRVAGTAKFGLWNRLLGPLMDCFAYLWMKKKYINYQVLKQSK, via the coding sequence ATGGACTATAAACTTACAATTGTTGTTCCTGTATACAACGAAGAAGATAATCTATTACGAGTAGAAAAAGAGCTCCTAGACTATACCAAAATAGCCATTAAGCCCACTAAAATACTATTTGTTAATGATGGGTCTAAAGATAAAAGTCAGGACGTCATAGAATCTATTTGTGAACGTCAATCCAATTTTTCATATTTACTTTTTACTGAAAACCGCGGTCTTAGTGCTGCAATTAAGGCTGGGTTTGACCATACAGAAACAGAATTGGTGGGCTACATTGATTCTGATCTACAAACTGCTCCAGAAGACTTTAATAAACTCTTGAAACACATTGGAGAATATGATTTAGTAACTGGCGTTAGAGCTGATCGTAAAGATAGTTTCGTCAAAAACATGTCCTCAAAAATCGCCAATGGCATTCGGCGTACGTTTACCCATGATGGAATGGACGATACAGGTTGTCCCCTAAAAGTGATTAAAACAGATTACGCAAAGCGTATTCCCATGTTTAAAGGTTTACATCGTTTTTTACCTGCGATGATATTGCTTCAAAATGGTAAAATTATACAAATTCCTGTTCAGCATTTTCCTCGGGTTGCTGGTACGGCAAAATTTGGCTTATGGAATCGGCTTTTGGGCCCTCTCATGGATTGTTTTGCCTACCTCTGGATGAAGAAGAAATACATCAACTATCAGGTTTTGAAACAAAGTAAATGA
- a CDS encoding RNA polymerase sigma factor: MNALQVDIIEQCKRNDRKAQLQLYQQYCDGMYVVANRFVRDSMEAEDIVQESFINAFAKLDQFQAEVTFGAWLKRIVINKSIDLLKSKKHMLQDLDEVHLKVVDEPYENEWLVDDTISIEDVKQSMSQLPEKYRVVVTLYLMEGYDHQEISEILDISEIASRTQLSRGKAKLKALLKPMYNGTRS; encoded by the coding sequence TTGAACGCCTTACAAGTGGATATTATTGAACAATGCAAGCGTAACGATCGTAAAGCGCAATTGCAATTATACCAGCAATATTGTGATGGAATGTATGTTGTTGCAAATCGATTTGTAAGAGATTCTATGGAAGCTGAAGATATCGTTCAGGAATCTTTTATAAATGCTTTTGCCAAACTAGATCAATTTCAAGCAGAAGTAACTTTTGGAGCTTGGTTAAAACGTATCGTGATCAATAAGAGCATCGATCTTCTCAAATCTAAAAAGCATATGCTGCAAGATTTGGACGAGGTGCACCTTAAAGTGGTTGATGAACCTTATGAGAACGAATGGTTGGTAGATGATACTATTAGCATTGAAGATGTCAAGCAAAGTATGTCACAATTACCAGAAAAATATAGAGTAGTGGTGACGCTTTATTTAATGGAAGGTTATGACCACCAAGAAATTTCCGAAATTCTAGATATTTCAGAAATAGCATCAAGAACACAGCTTTCAAGAGGAAAAGCAAAGTTAAAAGCACTTTTAAAACCTATGTACAATGGCACAAGATCTTAG
- a CDS encoding glycosyltransferase family 39 protein, which yields MLQKFQNNPFLTLAVLIIIMLGFNLNVIPVSIMEARNFITAREMITDQNWLLTTMNGEARYQKPPLPSWICALFGLIFGIESNIAMRFPALVFMFITAQYTYLLSKKLTENISQSLQNALILVTSFYVIAIAFEAPSDIFTHGFMMMGIYHIFVLFKDNKAFLKRMVLAGIFIGCSILSKGPVSFYVLLLPFVLAYGCSFKYQFSKKLVFAFLGTLLLALLIGGSWYIYVRLEDPETFKAIAEKETGNWSSYNVRPFYYYWSFFVQSGMWTIPAIVGLLYPYLKSRVRHLKAYQFSLFWTLFAVVLLSIIPEKKSRYLMPVLIPLAINSGFYIEYLIQNFKHIKEKRERFPVYLHFGLMALIAIALPVALFFILDQNLSEVFWSYLVLSISMVVIGILLIIQLQRKHLINTFYLNICFFAALLCFGLPVSEALKSKNYSSISQLHVQLQEAKLQLYGLDYVAPEMLWDFGDKIPQMRTDSVISFPSEDRFGVLTSDLKPEDLKLLESNYHLEKKGSYDLNISEKGSRGYKGRLQNDFYILSRKD from the coding sequence ATGCTACAGAAATTTCAAAATAATCCCTTTCTCACTCTAGCTGTGCTGATCATTATAATGCTGGGTTTCAACTTAAATGTGATTCCTGTAAGTATTATGGAGGCTCGAAATTTTATTACGGCCAGAGAAATGATTACCGATCAAAATTGGTTGTTGACCACCATGAATGGTGAGGCGCGTTATCAAAAGCCACCGTTACCCAGTTGGATCTGTGCTTTGTTTGGTTTAATATTTGGTATTGAAAGCAACATTGCCATGCGCTTCCCTGCGCTTGTATTTATGTTTATAACGGCTCAATACACTTATTTACTTTCAAAAAAATTAACCGAAAACATATCCCAAAGTTTGCAAAACGCGCTTATTTTGGTCACCTCATTTTATGTGATAGCCATTGCTTTTGAAGCGCCCTCAGATATATTTACCCATGGCTTTATGATGATGGGCATCTATCACATATTCGTTTTATTTAAGGACAATAAAGCTTTTTTAAAACGAATGGTACTTGCTGGGATTTTTATTGGCTGCTCTATTTTAAGCAAAGGTCCAGTGTCTTTTTACGTGCTCTTGCTTCCATTTGTATTGGCTTACGGTTGTTCTTTTAAATATCAATTTTCTAAAAAGTTAGTATTTGCTTTTTTAGGAACTTTACTCTTAGCGCTTCTTATTGGTGGCTCTTGGTATATTTATGTACGGTTAGAAGATCCAGAAACATTTAAGGCCATTGCAGAAAAAGAAACTGGAAATTGGTCAAGTTACAACGTAAGACCCTTTTATTACTATTGGAGCTTTTTTGTGCAAAGTGGTATGTGGACGATACCAGCAATTGTAGGACTGCTTTACCCGTATTTAAAATCTCGAGTAAGGCATTTAAAGGCTTATCAATTTAGCTTATTTTGGACGCTCTTTGCGGTTGTTTTATTATCTATTATTCCTGAAAAAAAATCACGATATTTAATGCCAGTTTTAATTCCTTTAGCCATTAATTCAGGATTTTACATCGAATACTTAATTCAAAACTTTAAGCACATAAAAGAGAAGAGAGAACGCTTTCCTGTGTATCTCCATTTTGGTTTAATGGCGTTAATAGCAATTGCTTTACCAGTAGCTCTTTTCTTTATACTAGATCAAAATTTATCTGAAGTGTTTTGGAGTTATTTAGTGCTAAGTATTTCAATGGTTGTTATTGGAATTTTACTAATAATACAACTACAACGTAAGCATCTAATAAACACGTTCTATCTAAATATTTGCTTTTTTGCGGCCCTATTATGCTTTGGTCTTCCCGTTTCCGAAGCTTTAAAAAGTAAAAATTATAGCTCTATTTCTCAATTACATGTGCAGTTGCAAGAAGCAAAATTGCAACTTTATGGACTCGATTATGTAGCGCCAGAAATGCTTTGGGACTTTGGTGATAAAATTCCACAAATGAGAACAGACAGCGTGATTTCGTTTCCTTCTGAAGATCGGTTTGGTGTACTAACAAGCGACTTAAAGCCTGAAGACCTCAAACTCTTAGAAAGCAATTATCACCTTGAGAAAAAAGGATCTTACGACCTTAATATTTCAGAGAAAGGAAGCCGTGGTTACAAAGGGCGTCTTCAAAACGATTTTTATATCCTATCTAGAAAGGATTAA
- a CDS encoding NAD(P)-dependent oxidoreductase, producing the protein MKILITGAAGFIGSHTAERLQSLGHVVVGVDNFSDYYSVILKQLNAKALTEKGISIIKKDLRDEDLLKVLPNDFDYIFHFAGQPGISQTSTFEDYFSNNIIATKNLVDFAEGCPNLKLLVNIATSSIYGLEATHPESFAPKPASHYGVTKLAGEQLVLQKSREQLLKSCSLRLYSVIGPRERPEKMYTKLIDLGLKDEKFPLFEGSDTHLRSFTYVGDIVDGIVSVIGKEQLVNGEIINLGTEVEHTTKEGIEAVEQILGKKIHLNVIPKRPGDQLRTKANIDKARRLLNYNPQTTLLEAVEKQVAWFKANF; encoded by the coding sequence ATGAAAATACTTATTACAGGAGCCGCTGGTTTTATAGGCTCACATACAGCAGAACGTTTACAAAGCCTAGGCCATGTGGTTGTTGGCGTTGATAATTTTAGCGATTATTATAGTGTTATATTAAAACAACTTAATGCCAAAGCACTCACCGAAAAGGGAATCAGCATTATAAAGAAAGATCTAAGGGATGAGGACTTATTAAAAGTTCTACCAAACGATTTCGATTATATCTTTCATTTTGCGGGACAACCTGGGATTTCCCAAACGTCCACATTTGAAGACTATTTCAGTAATAACATTATCGCTACCAAAAATTTGGTCGATTTTGCAGAAGGCTGTCCTAATTTGAAATTATTGGTCAACATAGCAACCTCGTCTATTTATGGTCTTGAAGCGACACATCCCGAAAGCTTTGCTCCAAAACCTGCATCACACTATGGGGTAACCAAACTTGCTGGTGAGCAGTTAGTGCTCCAAAAAAGTAGAGAGCAACTTTTAAAGTCTTGTTCACTACGGTTATATTCGGTTATAGGTCCGCGCGAACGTCCTGAGAAAATGTATACCAAATTGATAGATCTGGGTTTGAAGGATGAGAAATTTCCTTTGTTTGAAGGGAGTGATACGCATTTGCGCAGTTTTACTTACGTGGGAGACATTGTAGATGGCATTGTAAGTGTTATTGGCAAAGAGCAACTTGTAAACGGAGAAATCATCAATCTCGGGACAGAGGTGGAGCACACCACTAAAGAAGGCATAGAAGCTGTGGAGCAAATTTTAGGTAAGAAAATCCATCTTAACGTCATACCAAAACGACCAGGAGATCAATTGCGTACTAAGGCTAATATAGATAAGGCTAGGAGATTGTTGAATTACAATCCGCAAACAACCTTATTAGAAGCTGTAGAGAAACAAGTCGCCTGGTTTAAAGCGAATTTTTAA
- a CDS encoding MATE family efflux transporter, whose protein sequence is MLKDYTKEFSYNLKLAAPVILGMLGHTFVGFVDNVMVGQLGTAQLAAVSLGNSFVFVAMSLGIGFSTAITPLLAEADTSKDFAGGKSAFKHGLVLCTILGILLFLVVYLSKPLLYIMKQPPEVVDLAVPYLDLVALSLVPLIIFQAFKQFSDGLSMTKYPMYATIVSNIINVVLNYMFIFGKFGCPELGIVGAAYGTLISRVVMVLHLWWILKRKEKSKAFVTHIKFFVLEKLMLKKLIYLGTPSAMQMFFEVAIFTAAIWLSGLLGKNPQAANQIALNLSSITFMFAVGLSVTAMIRVGNQKGLGHFIQLRRIAFSIFLLAFLFACCFAAIFALFHNELPKLYVDFDDAKNYQDNYEVVSIAAQLMIAAAIFQISDSIQVVVLGALRGLQDVKIPTLITFVAYWLIGFPVSFFLGKEEAYGSFGIWLGLLVGLSSAAILLWLRFNYLTKALTLKTTNVNI, encoded by the coding sequence ATGCTTAAAGATTATACCAAGGAGTTTAGCTACAATCTCAAATTGGCGGCACCTGTTATTTTAGGAATGCTCGGCCATACCTTCGTTGGTTTTGTTGATAACGTTATGGTGGGACAATTGGGTACAGCGCAATTGGCTGCTGTGTCTTTAGGTAATAGTTTTGTTTTTGTGGCCATGTCTTTAGGCATCGGTTTTTCAACCGCAATTACACCTTTATTGGCCGAGGCAGATACCTCTAAGGATTTTGCGGGTGGTAAATCCGCATTTAAACACGGTCTGGTGCTTTGTACCATTTTAGGTATCTTGCTTTTTCTAGTTGTTTATCTTTCTAAACCTTTACTTTATATCATGAAACAGCCTCCAGAGGTTGTTGATTTAGCAGTGCCTTATCTTGATTTAGTAGCGCTTTCATTGGTGCCGCTGATCATTTTTCAAGCTTTCAAACAGTTTAGTGATGGTCTTTCTATGACCAAATACCCAATGTATGCTACCATTGTATCTAACATTATCAATGTGGTGCTCAATTACATGTTTATCTTCGGTAAATTTGGATGTCCAGAATTGGGAATCGTAGGAGCAGCATATGGAACGTTGATTTCTAGAGTAGTGATGGTATTGCATCTATGGTGGATACTAAAACGAAAAGAAAAGTCGAAAGCCTTTGTTACCCATATCAAGTTCTTTGTATTAGAAAAATTAATGCTTAAAAAACTCATTTATTTGGGAACTCCAAGCGCCATGCAAATGTTTTTTGAAGTCGCCATTTTTACTGCTGCTATTTGGCTGAGCGGCTTATTAGGTAAAAATCCTCAGGCTGCTAACCAGATTGCGCTTAATCTATCTTCAATAACCTTTATGTTTGCCGTTGGTTTAAGCGTGACTGCAATGATAAGAGTGGGCAATCAAAAAGGACTTGGACATTTTATACAATTAAGACGTATTGCATTTTCTATCTTCTTATTGGCCTTCTTATTTGCCTGTTGCTTTGCCGCAATATTTGCTTTATTTCATAACGAATTGCCTAAGTTGTATGTAGATTTTGATGACGCAAAAAACTATCAAGATAATTATGAAGTCGTTAGTATCGCAGCGCAGTTGATGATTGCTGCTGCCATCTTTCAAATTAGCGATAGTATTCAAGTGGTCGTTTTAGGAGCACTTAGAGGACTTCAAGATGTCAAGATCCCAACCCTTATTACTTTTGTAGCGTATTGGCTCATCGGTTTTCCTGTTAGTTTTTTCCTCGGAAAAGAGGAAGCCTATGGTAGCTTTGGCATTTGGCTTGGTCTTTTGGTAGGTTTAAGCTCTGCCGCAATTTTACTATGGTTAAGGTTTAATTATTTGACTAAAGCCTTAACTTTGAAAACTACTAATGTAAATATCTAA
- a CDS encoding lipid-A-disaccharide synthase N-terminal domain-containing protein: protein MSNWLIYSIGFLAQILFSSRLIIQWVTSEKQKRVITPTLFWTLSLLASVLLFMYGYLRFDFAIMLGQSLTYYIYIRNLQLQGQWKKFPKAVQWFLIIFPVLIVIYYFNNNRIDLDLLFQNEAIPYWLLVLGIISQVIFTLRFVYQWLYSEKRKTSSLPFGFWLLSLIGSILILIYAFIRIDYVLILGHGLGSIIYSRNIYLIHKADATEISK from the coding sequence ATGAGCAATTGGCTTATATATAGTATTGGGTTTTTAGCTCAAATTTTGTTTTCCTCAAGGCTGATTATTCAATGGGTGACTTCAGAAAAGCAAAAACGTGTCATTACACCCACACTCTTTTGGACTTTAAGCTTATTAGCTAGCGTTTTACTTTTTATGTATGGCTACCTTAGATTTGATTTTGCAATCATGCTGGGCCAATCTCTAACCTATTACATCTACATTCGTAATTTACAACTGCAAGGACAATGGAAAAAATTTCCAAAAGCGGTACAATGGTTCTTGATTATTTTCCCTGTTCTTATTGTGATCTATTATTTTAATAATAATAGAATCGATTTAGATCTATTGTTTCAAAATGAAGCTATCCCGTATTGGCTTTTGGTTTTAGGCATCATTTCTCAAGTGATTTTTACGTTACGTTTTGTGTATCAATGGCTGTATTCGGAAAAAAGAAAAACCTCTTCCCTACCGTTCGGTTTTTGGCTTTTGAGTCTTATTGGCTCTATTCTTATTTTAATTTATGCCTTTATTAGAATCGACTATGTTCTTATTCTTGGTCACGGTTTAGGCTCCATCATTTACTCAAGAAACATCTATTTAATTCATAAAGCAGATGCTACAGAAATTTCAAAATAA
- the meaB gene encoding methylmalonyl Co-A mutase-associated GTPase MeaB, which yields MAKASKTSALEETSGVSSAALSNANAIKNIQEKRKLQRSTDDLVSKVIEGNITALSQSITLVESTNRSHLNQANAIIKACLPYANNSVRIGITGVPGVGKSTFIEALGMHLTTQGKKVAVLAVDPSSTLSKGSILGDKTRMEDLVKNEQAFIRPSPSGSSLGGVARKTRETIILCEAAGFDTIIIETVGVGQSEIAVHSMVDFFLLLKLAGAGDELQGIKRGIIEMADAIAINKADGENKKASKMAKSEFKRALHLYPEKESQWQPKVTLCSALHREGIADVWELVETYVSNVKGNGFFEKNRKSQNKFWLLQTIEDRLKSEFFNQSEIKIALEKQLLLVAEGKTTPFAAAENLLKLKNSL from the coding sequence TTGGCAAAAGCATCTAAAACATCTGCTTTAGAAGAAACTAGCGGCGTCTCGAGCGCAGCACTTTCTAATGCTAATGCCATTAAAAACATTCAGGAAAAACGCAAGTTACAGCGATCAACAGATGATCTGGTTTCCAAAGTCATAGAAGGAAATATTACGGCCCTCAGCCAATCTATAACCTTAGTAGAAAGTACCAATCGCTCTCACCTAAATCAAGCAAATGCCATCATCAAAGCATGTTTGCCATACGCCAACAACTCTGTTAGAATTGGCATTACAGGTGTTCCTGGAGTTGGAAAAAGCACTTTTATAGAAGCCTTGGGCATGCATTTAACAACTCAGGGGAAAAAAGTGGCTGTACTTGCTGTAGACCCAAGCAGTACTTTGAGTAAAGGCAGTATTCTTGGAGATAAAACCCGAATGGAAGATTTGGTTAAGAATGAGCAAGCTTTTATTCGCCCCTCACCTTCTGGATCCTCTTTAGGCGGTGTTGCTAGAAAAACTCGTGAAACCATTATTCTCTGTGAAGCTGCTGGCTTTGATACCATAATTATTGAAACTGTTGGTGTTGGCCAAAGTGAAATTGCCGTACATAGTATGGTCGATTTCTTTTTACTATTGAAATTAGCTGGTGCGGGTGACGAGCTTCAAGGTATTAAGCGAGGAATTATTGAAATGGCAGATGCTATTGCCATTAATAAAGCCGATGGAGAGAATAAAAAAGCCTCTAAAATGGCCAAATCAGAATTTAAGCGGGCATTGCATCTCTATCCAGAAAAGGAGTCGCAATGGCAACCCAAAGTCACGTTATGTAGCGCTTTACATCGAGAAGGTATTGCTGATGTGTGGGAGTTGGTAGAAACTTATGTTTCCAATGTAAAGGGCAATGGCTTCTTTGAGAAAAACCGAAAGTCCCAAAATAAGTTTTGGCTGCTACAAACTATTGAAGACCGTCTTAAGTCTGAATTTTTCAACCAATCTGAAATTAAGATAGCCTTAGAAAAGCAATTACTACTTGTTGCTGAAGGAAAAACTACACCTTTTGCTGCAGCCGAAAATCTATTGAAACTTAAAAATTCGCTTTAA